One Mycolicibacterium crocinum DNA window includes the following coding sequences:
- a CDS encoding ABC transporter permease yields MADFSTRNLIHGGRTLQAWKNLVQNEMLYQAIIVSLLLAVFTVVLMLAILVPTMIWVRLRAPWGRRLVEFLCLLPLTIPALVIVVGLRNVYLWVVYFLGESALTLTFVYVVLVLPFAYRSLDGALSSIDLKTLAEAARSLGAGWTTTILRVVVPNIWSGILSAAFISIAVVLGEYTIASLSGYQNLQVVIVAIGKSDGPTSVAASLATLVFGFVLLLVLSLVTRRHRHAGLIGGKGNP; encoded by the coding sequence ATGGCCGACTTCAGCACCCGTAACCTGATTCACGGCGGCCGGACACTGCAAGCGTGGAAGAACCTGGTGCAGAACGAGATGCTGTACCAAGCGATCATCGTCTCGCTGTTGTTGGCGGTGTTCACCGTCGTGCTGATGCTGGCGATCCTGGTGCCGACGATGATCTGGGTCCGGCTGCGCGCGCCGTGGGGCAGGCGGCTGGTGGAGTTTCTGTGTCTGCTGCCGTTGACCATCCCCGCGCTGGTGATCGTCGTCGGGCTGCGCAACGTCTATCTGTGGGTGGTGTACTTCCTCGGCGAGTCCGCGCTGACACTGACCTTCGTCTACGTGGTACTGGTGCTGCCGTTCGCTTACCGGTCACTCGATGGTGCCCTGTCGTCGATCGACCTGAAAACCCTTGCCGAAGCGGCCCGTTCCCTCGGCGCGGGCTGGACCACCACGATCCTGCGGGTCGTCGTGCCGAACATCTGGTCGGGCATTCTGTCGGCCGCGTTCATCTCGATCGCGGTGGTGCTGGGCGAGTACACGATCGCTTCGCTCAGCGGATACCAGAACCTGCAGGTGGTGATCGTCGCGATCGGCAAGAGCGACGGGCCGACGTCGGTGGCGGCGTCGCTGGCGACGCTGGTCTTCGGTTTCGTTCTGCTACTGGTCCTTTCGCTGGTGACGCGCCGGCACCGGCACGCCGGCCTCATTGGCGGGAAAGGAAACCCATGA
- a CDS encoding ABC transporter ATP-binding protein yields the protein MTGNGVAVEFTDVTRIYGSVRALDGLTLHLEPGEMVALLGPSGCGKTTALRILAGLDEPTSGRVAVGGTDITDVPPNKRDMGMVFQAYSLFPHLTVLDNVAFGLKLRGKGKADRTAKAADMLDLVGLSEHKQKYASQLSGGQQQRVALARALAIQPRVLLLDEPLSALDAKVRAQLRDEIRRVQLEVGTTTLFVTHDQEEALAVADRVGVMSQGRLEQISSPADVYAHPATPFVAEFVGLNNKVDVQVADGRVHLLGTSLPVADGSVLTGAGVALVRPESVRIDTDPNGQATVASVSFLGPISLIHCTFDDGTRVIAQSSSAHAALLSQGDRVAVRVEQSEVLVIPSAA from the coding sequence ATGACCGGCAACGGTGTGGCCGTCGAATTCACTGATGTGACACGGATTTACGGGTCGGTCCGCGCCCTAGACGGGCTGACGCTGCACTTGGAGCCCGGCGAAATGGTGGCCCTGCTCGGTCCGTCGGGCTGCGGCAAGACCACCGCCCTGCGCATACTTGCCGGCCTGGACGAGCCGACATCGGGACGGGTCGCGGTCGGCGGCACCGACATCACCGATGTCCCACCCAATAAACGGGATATGGGCATGGTGTTCCAGGCCTACAGCCTGTTCCCGCATCTGACCGTGCTCGACAACGTCGCATTCGGACTCAAGTTGCGCGGCAAGGGCAAAGCCGACCGCACAGCCAAGGCCGCCGACATGCTCGATCTGGTCGGTCTGTCGGAGCACAAGCAGAAGTACGCCAGCCAGCTCTCCGGTGGCCAACAGCAGCGGGTGGCACTCGCACGTGCGCTGGCCATCCAGCCGCGCGTGCTGCTGCTGGACGAGCCGCTGTCAGCGCTGGATGCCAAGGTGCGCGCGCAGCTGCGCGACGAAATCCGGCGCGTGCAGCTCGAAGTCGGCACGACCACACTGTTCGTCACCCACGATCAGGAAGAAGCGCTGGCCGTCGCCGACCGGGTCGGCGTGATGAGCCAGGGCCGGCTGGAACAGATTTCTTCACCCGCCGACGTCTACGCCCATCCGGCCACCCCGTTCGTCGCCGAGTTCGTCGGCTTGAACAACAAGGTCGATGTTCAGGTGGCCGACGGCCGCGTCCACCTGCTGGGCACGTCGCTGCCGGTGGCGGACGGCTCGGTGTTGACCGGCGCTGGCGTCGCCCTGGTTCGGCCGGAGTCGGTGCGGATCGACACCGACCCGAATGGTCAGGCGACCGTCGCCTCGGTGTCGTTCCTCGGACCGATCTCGTTGATCCACTGCACGTTTGACGACGGCACGCGGGTGATCGCTCAGAGTTCCAGCGCCCATGCTGCCCTTCTGAGCCAGGGCGATCGGGTCGCCGTCCGTGTCGAACAGTCCGAAGTGTTGGTGATCCCGTCGGCGGCCTAG
- a CDS encoding Crp/Fnr family transcriptional regulator, which yields MHPNLAGAALFRGVDPHDVAELCDSLDRRYFNTGELIFEQGEPGDLLYIIVTGKVKIGSSAEDGRENLFHILGPSDMFGELAMLDPGPRISSARALTDVAVVTMDRELLREWIAPRPEVAEQLMRVLARRLRRMTTSRTDLVFTDAPGRVAKLLLRLAQRFGVQRDGSVLVNHDLTQDEIAQLVGSSRETVNKVLSDFTSRGWITLRCKGLLISDTERLGRRAHV from the coding sequence ATGCATCCCAATCTCGCCGGCGCCGCGCTGTTTCGTGGTGTCGATCCGCATGACGTGGCAGAACTGTGCGACAGCCTGGATAGGCGCTACTTCAACACCGGTGAACTCATCTTCGAGCAGGGCGAACCTGGTGACCTGCTGTACATCATCGTCACCGGCAAGGTGAAGATCGGCAGCTCGGCCGAGGACGGCCGAGAGAACCTGTTCCATATCCTCGGGCCGTCCGACATGTTCGGCGAACTGGCGATGCTCGATCCGGGACCGCGGATCTCCAGCGCGCGGGCACTGACCGACGTGGCGGTGGTGACGATGGACCGGGAGTTGCTGCGGGAGTGGATCGCACCGCGGCCGGAGGTCGCCGAACAACTCATGCGCGTCCTAGCCCGCCGGTTACGGCGGATGACGACGAGCCGTACCGATCTGGTGTTCACCGACGCCCCCGGTCGGGTGGCCAAATTGCTCCTGCGGCTGGCACAACGGTTCGGTGTACAGCGCGACGGCTCGGTCCTGGTCAACCACGATCTGACCCAGGACGAGATCGCCCAGCTGGTCGGCTCGTCGCGCGAGACCGTGAACAAGGTGCTCAGCGATTTCACCAGCCGCGGCTGGATCACGCTGCGCTGCAAGGGATTACTGATCTCCGATACCGAACGGCTGGGTCGGCGAGCGCACGTCTAG
- a CDS encoding GreA/GreB family elongation factor: MTQDEGSLEFAGQERDRIEDELADLRRRRDQMRAELQGDADTVGDRGDAADALQRSEDLAGIEEQINRLTWLLAGGNEDTPGQLPNGTEVTLRFPGDEPVRMRIVHFLEETPAGEEDTTLTSDSPLGLALFGRQAGETVTYSTPRGELQVELLAVDIPNER, encoded by the coding sequence ATGACTCAGGACGAGGGATCGCTGGAATTTGCCGGGCAGGAGCGCGACCGGATCGAAGACGAATTGGCCGACCTACGTCGCCGCCGCGATCAGATGCGCGCTGAACTTCAAGGCGATGCCGACACGGTCGGCGATCGCGGCGATGCCGCCGACGCGCTGCAACGTTCCGAGGATCTGGCCGGTATCGAGGAACAGATCAACCGGTTGACCTGGCTGCTGGCCGGCGGGAACGAGGACACCCCAGGGCAGTTGCCCAACGGCACCGAGGTGACTCTGCGTTTCCCGGGTGACGAGCCGGTGCGGATGCGGATCGTGCACTTCCTGGAGGAGACTCCGGCCGGCGAAGAGGACACCACGCTGACCTCCGACAGTCCGCTCGGTCTAGCGTTGTTCGGACGGCAAGCAGGTGAGACCGTCACCTACTCGACTCCGCGGGGTGAACTGCAGGTCGAGCTGCTCGCCGTCGATATTCCGAACGAGCGATAG
- a CDS encoding NADPH:quinone oxidoreductase family protein: MRAIRVTELAGPESVQLVEIDEPADEGAILVDVHAAGVAFPDALLTRGLYQYKPELPFTLGAEVAGVVRSAPADAPVKAGDRVVGLTMITGAMAETVVLTPERVFPLPDNVSFEAGAGLLFNDLTVYFALTVRGRLAEGETVLVHGAAGGIGTSTLRLAPALGARRVIAVVSSEEKADVARAAGATDVVLADGFKDAVAELTGGKGVDIVMDPVGGDRFTDSLRSLAPAGRLLVVGFTGGEIPTVKVNRLLLNNIDVVGVGWGAWTMSHPGALTEQWDGLAALLISGKLAAPQPEVYALDQAAAAVASLENRTAKGKVVVRVRD; encoded by the coding sequence ATGCGGGCGATAAGGGTGACCGAGCTGGCCGGTCCGGAGTCGGTGCAACTGGTCGAGATCGACGAGCCCGCCGACGAGGGCGCCATCCTGGTCGACGTTCACGCCGCCGGTGTGGCCTTCCCCGACGCCTTGCTGACCCGCGGGCTCTATCAGTACAAGCCGGAACTGCCGTTCACCCTCGGCGCCGAAGTCGCCGGCGTTGTGCGTTCGGCGCCCGCCGACGCGCCGGTGAAGGCCGGCGACCGGGTGGTCGGTCTGACGATGATCACCGGCGCGATGGCCGAGACCGTGGTGCTCACACCGGAACGGGTGTTCCCGCTGCCGGACAACGTCAGCTTCGAGGCCGGGGCCGGCCTGTTGTTCAACGACCTGACCGTGTACTTCGCGCTGACCGTGCGGGGTCGGCTGGCCGAAGGCGAGACGGTGCTGGTGCACGGCGCGGCCGGCGGTATCGGCACGTCGACGCTGCGGCTCGCCCCTGCGCTGGGCGCGAGGCGGGTGATCGCGGTGGTGAGCAGCGAGGAGAAGGCGGACGTCGCGAGGGCGGCCGGGGCCACCGACGTGGTGCTGGCGGACGGCTTCAAAGACGCGGTGGCCGAGCTGACCGGTGGCAAGGGCGTCGACATCGTCATGGATCCGGTGGGCGGCGACCGGTTCACCGACTCGCTGCGCTCGCTGGCTCCGGCCGGACGGCTGCTGGTCGTCGGCTTCACCGGCGGTGAGATCCCCACCGTCAAGGTCAACCGGTTGTTGCTCAACAACATCGACGTCGTCGGGGTTGGGTGGGGCGCCTGGACGATGAGCCATCCCGGGGCGCTGACCGAGCAGTGGGACGGACTCGCCGCACTGCTGATCTCCGGCAAACTCGCTGCACCGCAGCCTGAGGTGTACGCGCTCGACCAGGCGGCCGCGGCGGTGGCGTCACTGGAGAATCGCACCGCCAAAGGCAAGGTCGTGGTTCGCGTCCGGGACTGA